TTATTAAAGGGTCGCTGGAGGCTAAAGGTGCTTGGTGGCTGGAACGGCTCTTGTGGCGAGGGGATTTAGCGAAACGTCGCACCGCCCCGCTACTGATCGTTCCCACGCTCCTGCGTGGGAATGCCGCCAGGGACGCTCCGCGTTCCGCTTCTGGGGGGGTGACGCAGAGCGTCACGGGATGCATTCCCACGCAGAGCGTGGGAACGATCAAACGATCAAAAAACCGACATCTCGTAGACGGCGCTCCAGTTTCCTGCGCGACAGCGCAGCGTCGCAGACGCGGCGGCCACTCCCTCGCCACAAAAGCAAACCGACCGCGAACATATAGGGGCTATTTAGCGGTTTTCTTCATGCCGATCCGCCGGCGCATCTCGGCGGTGATGCCCTGGCGGGTCTTCTTCAGATCCGCCCACGGCTCATGCCCGACCTCTGCCAGCCGCTCATGCACGTTGTGCACGTTCCACAAGTTGGCGCCCTTGAGTTCGGCCATTTCTTCGCGGTAAATCGGCACCGACACCGGCAGCCCCTCGCGGGTCCGAGCCGCGTAAGCGCAGATGGTCGTAGCGCCGAGGCCGTTGCGCAGGTAATCGATGAAGATCCGCCCTACCCGGTTTTTCGGCCCTGACACCGCCGAGAAGCGATCAGGCAACAGCTTGGCCATGTGACTGACGATGGCGTGACTGAAACCCTTGACCTCGTCCCAGCCAAGTTTACGCGTGAGAGGCACCACCACGTGGATGCCCTTGCCGCCGCTGGTCTTGAGAAACGCCTTCAGGCCCAGCTCATCGAGCACCGACAAGGTCAACTGCGTGGCTTCCACCATGCTTTTCCACGGCAATGCTGGGTCTGGGTCGAGGTCGAGGACAAAGCGATCTGGCTTGTCCAGGTCGATGGACGTTGCGTTCCAGGTGTGCAATTCCACGGTGCTCATCTGTACCGCGCCAATCAGCGCTTCGGCGTTATTGATGATCATCACCGGTTGCCCGGTCAGGTCCTTGTCCAGGCTGGTGATGCCGGGAATGCCCAGCCGCTCGGGGTTTTTCTGGAAGAATAGCTCGCCGGCGATGCCATCCGGCGCCCGTACCAACGCCACTGGACGGTCGGCCAGCTCCGGCAGGATGAAGTCGGCGACGCTGGCGTAATACTCGGCCAGCTGCATTTTTGTCGTGCCGCTGGTCGCATCGATGATCCGGTCCGGATGGGTAATGCGCACCTTGCCCTCCAAGGCCGGCGCCTGGGTGGTCTTGGGTTTGGCTTTGGCTTTTGCCTTGGGTTTGGCGGGTGCTGGTTCCGCTTCGTCCTTGGCTGCGGCTTTTTTCCTAGCGGCTTTTTCGACCGGTTTCGGCAGTTCCTGGGTAATTGCCTTCGCCGGCTTGTCGTTGCGCAAACCGTGGAACACCGCGTGGCGCACCGAACCTTCCTTGGTCATTTCGGCAAACGCCACTTCGGCCAGCAACTGGGGCTTGAGCCAGTGAACGCCCTTGGCGTCGTAGCCGGTGGGCGGGTTGACCACGGCGGCTTTTTTCGTTTCCAGTGGCAATAACTGCTGGTAGATGCTTTTTAGCGTGGTTTCGTTGAAGCCGGTGCCGACCTTGCCGGCGTAGCGCAGCTCACCGCTGTCGACGTCATGCAGGCCCAGCAACAGCGCGCCAAACGCGCTGCGGGCGCCCTTGGGGTCGCTGAAACCGACCACGACGAATTCCTGGCGATTCTTGCATTTGAGCTTGATCCAGTCGTTGCTGCGGCGCGACACATACGCACTGCCCTGACGCTTGCCGATCAACCCTTCCATCTGCATTTGGCAGGCACTGTTGAGCAGCGCCTCGGGAGTTTCCTCGAAGGCATCGGAGAAGCGCAGCAGCGGATCTTCGTTGGGCTCAAGCACGGCGGCCAGCGCGGCCCGGCGCTCTTCCACCGGGACGTTGCGCAAATCCATGCCGTTGAGGTACGGCAAGTCGAACAGGTAATAAGCGATCTTGCCGCTGCTGCCGGCGTCGAAGGCGTTTTGCAGGGCCTGGAAGTCCGGCACGCCTTGCTCATTGGCGACGACCATTTCGCCGTCGAGCCAGGCCGATTCCAATCCCAGCCCGGCCAAGGCCTCGGCCTGTTTCGGCAGTTTGTGGGTCCAGTCGTGGCCGTTGCGCGTGATCAAGCGCACATCGCCGTTGTCGATGCGCGCCATGACCCGGTAGCCGTCAAACTTGATCTCATAGAGCCAGTCACCACTGGGTGCGCTTTCCACCAAGGTCGCCAGTTCCGGCTTGAGGGTCTCGGGGATCGGGCCGGCCACCGCGCCGCTGAGGGTGGTCTTCGCGCTTTTTTTCGGTGGCTTCGGTTTGGCGGCTTTTTCCGGCTGTTTCACGGCTTTGGCGGCGGCAGCCTTGCCCCGACGCTTAGGCACGATGGTGCGGTCGCTGAGCACGCTGTCCGGCTCGGCCTCGACCACGTCGTACTCGCTTTCCGGACGAGCTGCGTCGTCCTGGTGCTTGATCAGGAACCATTGCTCCTGCTTCCCTGGCATGTGGGTGCGCACCAGGTTCCACAAGCCGGCGAGTTTTTCCCCGCGCAGTTCGAACTTGAGCCGGCCCTTTTCGTAGGCTTCGTGCACATCGCCCTGTGGGATCCACACGCCACGGTCCCAGACGATCACCTCGCCAGCGCCGTAGTGCCCCTCCGGGATACTGCCCTCGAATGTGGCGTAATCGAGCGGATGGTCTTCGACGTGCACGGCCAGGCGCTTGACCTTCGGGTCCAGGGACGGTCCCTTGGGCACCGCCCAGCTCTTGAGCGCGCCGTCCAGCTCCAGGCGGAAGTCGTAATGCAGTCGCGTGGCGTCGTGTTTCTGGATGCAGTACTGCAGGGCGTGGGCGGTTTTCGCCGACTTGCGCGAACGCTTCGCCGCCGGCTCCGAGGTGGCGGCGAAATCGCGCATGCGGTTGTAATCATCAAGGGTTTTGCTGGTCATGGGCCACCTGCAACTTGCGCAAGGGTGGGATCGGCCACGGGCATGCCCGCGGTTTCCGACAGCAGTTGATCGACCACTCGACTCAAGGCCTGCTCGATGGTATCGCCCAACAACAGGCCCTGTTCATACAGGACCACTTGGCGATCGGCGCTGGTGCCTTCCTGGATGATCCGGCGGGCTTGCTTGAAAACGTCCTGCACGCCCAGCGCCGTCGCGGTGTCGGCAAAGGTCTGCTCGGCGAGGTTCAGCCATTCGCCGATAAGCATGGGTTGATCCTGCCCTTCAACGATGAACTCCGCGAGGATGCCGTGGCGCTTGGCCCGGTAGCGGTTTTCCTTGAGGATCCAGTGGGACATCAGGCTGTAGTCGGCCCCCGGTTTGGGCTGAGCGACGGCATGGGCCACCATCAGGCGAAACAGCGATACGAGACACAGGACATCGTCGATTCGCGGGCAGGCATCGCAGATGCGCAGCTCGAGGGTCGGGTACCGCGACGAAGGCCTGAGCACCCACCAGCAGTCGCTGGGCTGGCGAATGGAACCGGTGCGCGTGAGCATGTCGACGTAGCCATTGAATGCCGGCTCGCCGTCGAAAAACTCCGGTATACCCATGCGCGGCCATTCATCGCAGGCCACTTGGCGATAACTGCTGAAGCCGCTGTAGGCGCCATTCCAGAACGGCGAAGAGGCACTCAATGCCAACAGCATCGGCAGCCAGGGCAGCACTTCGTTCATGATCCGGACCCGGTCTTGGCCGGTCGGCACCTCTACGTGCACGTGCAGGCCCGACAACACACTGCGTCGCGCCACCCGCTGGTAATCGTCGAATAGTTGCTGGAAATGCAACTCGTCGGTGGGCTGCAAGCCAACGGTGGTCATCGGATGTGAGCCGGCGCTCAACAATCCCAGGCCATGGGGTGCGAGGCGTCGCGTCAGGCCGCTACGCACCTGGGCCAGGTAATCGGCCGCCTCGGCCAGGCTCTGGAAGATCGGCGAAGCCATCTCTACCTGGCTCAGGAACATCTCGTGGGCAAAATGTTCGCCCAGCTCCTCCCGGCATGCCGCAACCGCCGCCGCGGGAGGCTGGTCGGGCATGCGCCGGGATTGCAGGTCGGTGATGAAATATTCTTCTTCAATGCCGAACTTCAGACGCCTGTTCATCGATGTTCCCTCCGATACCCGCACCCGTGCGGGTGACAACCAACGCCACCACGGCGATCCTTTCCACGTCCTGGTAACCCGGGGTCAGCAATTCCTCGCCGAAGACGTCCGGGTCCAACTCCCTGTAGGTCCAGCCGAACTCGGCCGAGTCGCGCCACGCGCCCAGGGCTTCGAGGAACGGATCGCGGCCATCGACCATCGCCACACCGGTATAGAGCACCAGCGAACCGCCAGGCGTAAGCCGGGGCAACGCCTGCTCGACGATGCGCAGCGACAACCCGGCGCCCAGTGTCCCGCCGCCATGGCGGTAGGCACGCTCGGCCGGGTCGGCCATGTAAGGCGGATTGGCGACGATCAGGTCGAAGCTGCCGTCCACGTCTTGCAGCACATCACTGTGGGCAATCTCGACGTTGGCAACCTCAGCCAGCGCCGCGTTGACCGCGCACAGGCGCAAGGCCAGGGGATTGATGTCCACCGCCAGGACCTGAGCCTCGCGCCGGGCGCGGGCAATCACCATCGCCCCGACGCCGGCACCGCAGCCAATGTCCACGGCCCGATGCACCGCGCTGAAGTTCTGTTGCAGATGAGTGTGGATCAGTTGGGCAAAACGGTAGCTGTCCGGACCAAAAAAAACCGCATCGGTAGCCTGCGTAGGAAACGGCGAATGAGCGAACAACATGCCGTCCAGGCTCGACCAGCGTACGCGGCTGTAGAGCAGGCCATCGCGCGCTTCGAGCACTTGGGCGTCCTGCAATTGGCGCTGTTCGTCGGCGGAGACCAGCCCCGGCGCAAACGGCCGCGACCAACCGAACACGTCTCGCAGGGTCTTCGAGCGCTCGTTACCGGGCCGTTGGTTGACGCGTTCGTGGGTCAACGGTGTCGGGGTGATAAAACGGTAGCCGTCGGCGTGCAGGCGACGACCCAGTTGCAACAGCGCCAGGTCAGGTTCGGACAGGCGATCTTCCTGATTCATGCAAGGCTCCTAACGAAGGGCGGATTTGAGTTCGATGAAGCGGCGGGTCGCCAGCAACCCGGCCGGATGGCTGTGGCAGCGGGCCGAAAGCCAGGGCGTCAGGATCTGCATCTGCTCGTCGGGCGCCTTGCCCCGCAGCGTTTGTTGCAAGTTCTGCACGTCCGGGTCCTGCGCTGGTGTCGGCGGCTCATGGGCCACGCCATGACTGCGACGGGCTCCGGGGCGGCCACGCTCGTCCAGCCAGTCACCGGCGATCCAATCGTGCAGCAGCTGTTTCTCATAGGGGCTGAACACCCCGAACATCGCGGCGCCGGCGCCTTCGATGAGGGTCCAGAACCGACTGTTTTGCGGGTCTTCGTGACGCCGGATCCAGCCTTTGCCCTGCATGGCCTTCAGGAAGCCCTCCAGTTGCCCGGGTTCCGCCAGCCATTGATTGACGGTCCGGCCTTCGAATTTGCAGTAGTCGGAATGCATGTGCTGGCCGAACGGGCGCTTGCGCTCGAGCATGTCAAGCAGTTCGCGATCCAGGTCAAACGACTCGATGACCGCACGACTGCCCTGCCCCAGATCATTGAGGCGATAGCCCCGGGTGACCCGGCGCCAGAACGATTCGCGGTCCGCCTCCATCGGCATCAACTGCATCAGCGACTGCACGGCTTTGTGGGCGTGGCCGGTGCTGGCGTTATCGATGGTCACGTGCAGGGTGAAATAATACGGGTCAATGTCGAGTTCGCTCAGCTCGTAGGCGCTGATCAACAGGTGCAGGGGCAGTTGTTCGTAGCCCAGGTTATAACCAATGACTTCGGGCAGGTAATCATCGCCGGCGTAGCCGAGGGCCAGTTGCACCGCGCCTTGCAGGTAGCGATCGTCATCGATGTCGGGCATGTCCGGCAGGCCGTGTTCGGCGAGCAATTTGCGGTAGAGCACCACATGGTTCTGCGCGGGCACGCCGTCACCGAGTTCTTCCAGATAGGTGCACAACAGCCCCTCGAAACGGTGGTCATGCCAGTGTTTGAGCACGCCGTACAACCAGGCGCCGTCCACCAGTTTGGTCGGCGCCACGGACTGGAGGAAATACAAGGCGTGGGCCTTGCTGGTGAAGAACTCCCGACGGCCGCCGTTTTTCCGACGTTCCAGGTAGTCGGCATATTGCAAGGCCACGTCAGCGCTGTGCTGCTCGACCCAGGCAAGCAACGCCGCGGGATCGTCGGGCATTTCCTGCGGCAGTGCGCCGGCCTGTTCGAGGCAGGGTTGCAGGAAGGCCTGGGCGACCGCTTGTTTATCAGCATCGTCGGGGCCTTGCAGCAACCGCTCGTAGCATTGGCGCACGTTACCGACCGTGGAGAATGGCTGCGCGTCGGCAGGCCGGGATTGAAGGGGTGTCAGCGCAGTCATAAGGGCCTCTTGGAATTCTCGGCAGGACGCTGGATCAGTACGTCTCTTCCTTTGCAGAGCCCTGCGCGGGGGAAAAAATTCCCCACAATCGAAAAGCGGCCGGATAAACGGAACCGCCTTCAGAAACGCGGAACCCTCGCTTCGCTCCGGCCCTCGAACCCTAGGCAACGACGACTCCTCCATGTAGCGAGGCAGCCTTTTGTGGTGAGCCACAGGGAATCGTGGTCATTGCCACCCGACACAGGCGTTATTCAAGGAGCAACCATGATCTTCACCGTGTGGGTGGCCGTGCTCGGAGCCGTGTTGCTGACCCTGGCCCTGACGTCTTCCTACCTTCGCTGGATGCCGGTCACGACTTCGGCGGTGTGCCTGGCCTTGGGCGTCGCCATCGGGCCGGCGGGGCTCGGACTGCTGAGACTCGAAGTCGATGATTCTTCCGTATGGATGGAGCACCTGACCGAAGTCGCGGTGGTGTTCTCGCTGTTTGTCAGCGGCCTCAAGCTGCGCCTATCGCTCAAGAACCGCAGTTGGCGCGTGGCCTATGGCCTCGCCGGCCCAGTGATGATCCTGACCATCGCCGGCTTGTGCCTGGTCCTGCATTATCTGTTTGGCCTGGGCTGGGGAGTCTCGCTATTGATCGGCGCAATGCTGGCGCCCACCGATCCGGTGCTGGCGGCCCTGGTACAGGTGAACGATGCCCGCGACGATGACCGCGTGCGTTTCGGCCTGTCCGGGGAAGCCGGATTGAACGACGGCACTGCATTTCCCTTTGTCATCCTTGGCCTGCTCATGCTGCGCGAACCCGACGGCGGTTTTCTCGGTGAGTGGGCTTTACGCAATGTCTTGTGGGCCGTGCCGGCGGGCTTGCTGATTGGCTATTGGCTGGGGCGCGGCATCGGTCGACTGACCTTGTCGATGCGCATCAAGAACGCCGACAGCACCTTGTCGCCCAATGACTACCTGGCCCTGGCCTTGATTGCCCTTGCCTACGTCGCGGCGGAAGCCGTCCAGGGCTACGGCTTTCTCTCCGTTTTCGCCGCCGGCCTGGGGCTGCGTCAGGCCGAGGTCGACTCCGGCGATGAAGACGCGCCACCGGCCGAGCATCTGGTGCAAGCGGTGGTCGGACACGAAACGGTGGATCCCGAGCAGGCGGTGGTGGGCGACGCGCAGGGGTTGGACGACGGCCAGGTGGCGGCCGGTGTGATGATGAGCGACATGCTGGCGTTCGGCAGTTTGGTGGAGCGGTCCATGGAGGTCTTCCTGGTAACGCTCTTGGGGGTCGTGCTCGCCAGTCACTGGGATTGGCGCGCCTTGATCGTCGGCGGACTGCTGTTCGTGGTGATACGCCCGCTGAGCGTGCTGGCGATGCCTTGGGGGCGCTTGTTGAAAGGACCGCAACGGATGTTGATCGGCTGGTTCGGCATCCGTGGCATCGGCAGTCTGTTCTACCTGTTCTATGCCTTGAACCATGATTTGCAGCCAGAAGTCGCGGCGCTGTGCATCGACCTCACGTTGTCGGTGGTAGCGCTGAGCATCCTGGTGCACGGGGTAAGCACCCAGCCCGCGCTGGCCTGGTATGAGCGCCATAAAGCGAAGCCCGACGATTAGCCGCCCGGATCGGTGACTTGGATGAACACTGAGTACACCCCCAGCAGCACCCAGAACGCGGCAAAAATCCACGGCGTGCGCAACGAAAACAGCAGCGACTTGCGATAGCCCTTGTGCGTGGACTCGCGCTCGCTGAACAGCGGCGATTCATCGTAGGCCAGACCCATCAGCGGTTCACTGCGCAGCAGTTCGCTTTGCTTGAAATGCCAATGATCGATGATCTCGTAGGCGGCGCGGATGCCCGGCCAGGCATTGAGCGAACTGAGGAAACCCAGCAGCGCCAGGAATGGCGGCACGATCAGCGTAAACAGCTTGCCCCACTCCGGATTGAGGTTGGCCATGCAGGAGGCGAAGGCGATCACCAGGAAAGACTGGGCGGTCAGGTAGGCATCGGTTCGATTGGCCAAAATGCTGGTTTCGTACTGGATTTCCCGACGGTAAAAGTCCAGCCGTTCCTTGGGCGAGCCGAACAGCTTGGCGTTGTGCTCGGTGAGTTCTTCTTCCGGGGTCTGGCGGGTAAGGATTCTGGGCATTGCGTAAGTTGTCCCTCGGCGTGGTAGAGGGCCATTAGAAGGGAGCGCCGCGAGGCAAGTTCAAGCGGATGGACCAAAGGTCCGAGGAAACGCTACGGCGCCGTTGGGGTCTCTAAAGACAACGAGGGCAAGAGGAAAACCGCGTGGATTATCTGGGATGGGTCCAATGGCCCGCGATGGGGGTAACGGTGCTGGCCGCTTGGCTGATCGGCTCACGCCAGCCGCGCCGGCGGGTGGCGGGATTCAGCTGTTTTATCGTCAGCAATATCTTGTGGGTGGTGTGGGGCCTGCATACCAGCGCTTATGCGCTGATCGTCTTGCAGTTCTGCCTGTGTGCGATGAATTTGCGCGGGTTCAAGAAAAACACACAGTAGTTCAAGTGCGTGGCGCCCACGGATTTTGGGGGTCGCTACGCAACCCAGCGGGAGCAAGCTCCCTCGCCACATTGGATCTACGCCGGGTGTTTTATTTCATTGTCTGCCCAATGATCTGCACCAGGTCGATCTGTTTGAACGGCTTGGTCAGCCGTGGCAGCTCGGTGGCGAAGCCTTCCAGGCGTTCGGCATAACCGGTCGCGAGGATGATCGGCAGGTTCGGCTGGCGCATACGCAGCAACTTTGCCAGCTGCGCGCCATCCATTTGTGGCATGGCCATGTCGGTGATCACCAGATCGATGTCCTGGTTGCGCTCATACAACTCCAGCGCCTGGGCGCCCGACGGTGCGCAGAGAACCCGATGGCCCAGGTCTTCGATCATCAGGCGGGTGCTGGTCAGCACCAGGCTGTCATCGTCCACCACCAGCACGCGCAACTCCTCGACCGGGGGCGCCTGCGCCGGCGTCGCAGGCGGCGTCTGCGCTACCGAATCATCCGCCACCGGCAGCCAAAGCTCGGCGGTGGTGCCGACACTTTTTTCGCTCCTGAGTATCAGCCTTCCGCCCAACTGCTCGGCGAGACCATGCACCATGGACAAGCCCAGGCCGGTGCCCTTGCCCACGCCCTTGGTGGTGAAAAACGGATCAACCGCCGAGGCCAGCGTCAGCTCATCCATGCCCTCGCCCTCGTCCGTGATCGCCAGGCAAATGTACCGCCCGGGGGCCAAGGGCTTGTCCAGTCCCGTTACCTCGGTCGCCAACCGTTCCTGCGCCTGGATGAGTATCCTGCCGCCGTGTGGCATGGCGTCCCGGGCGTTGGTCGCCAGGTTGAGGATCGCCAGTTCGAGTTGATTGACATCGGCCAGCACCGGCGCCAACGCCTCGGCGAACTGGGTCTGGATATGAATCGAAGGCCCCATGGAGCTTTGCAGCAGACCGCTGATGCCCTGCACCAACGCCGACAGCTCCACCGATTCGGAGGTGAGCTTCTGCCGGCGGGCAAACGCGAGCATGCGCTGGGTCAGCGACACGCCGCGAAGCGCGCCTTGGGTCGCGTTATCCAACAGCTGGCTGAGCTTCGGCTCGCTGGGCATGCGCTTGCGCACGATCTCCAGGTTGCCGAGGATCACCGTCAACAGATTGTTGAAATCATGGGCGATGCCGCCGGTAAGCTGCCCGATGGCTTGCAGTTTCTGGGACTGGAACAGCGCCTCGCGGGCCTGTTCAAGGGCCTGCTGAGCCTGGGTGGCATCGGTGATGTCGCGGGTGATCTTGGCAAAGCCCAGCAGCGTTCCGGTATCGCTGCGAATCGCATCGATGACCACATGCGCCATGAATCGCGTGCCATCCATGCGCACGCGCCAGCCCTTCTTTTCGAACCGGCCCTCACTGGCGGCGATGCTCAGGGCACGCTGCGGCTCACCGGCTTCGCGGTCTTCGGGCGTATAGAACATTGAAAAATGCTGGCCGATGGCTTGCGCCGGCAAGTACCCCTTGATCCGCTGCGCGCCCTGGTTCCAGTTGGTCACCTGGCCATCCGGGTCGAGCATGTAGATGGCGTAGTCGGTGACGCTCTGCACCAACAGACGAAACTGTTGCTCGCTTTGCTTGAGGGTTTCTTCGGCCATCTTGCGATCGGTCAGGTCGCGGGTGATCTTGGCGAAACCGAGCAGTTCTGCGCTCTGGCTGTCGATGATCGGATCAATGACCACATGGGACCAGAACAGCGTGCCGTCCTTGCGCACCCGCCAACCCTCGCCTTCGAAGCGCCCCTCGCTCACGGCCGTATCCAGCGCCCGCTGCGGCAGGCCGGCGGCACGGTCCTGGTCGGTGTAGAAACGGGAAAAATGCTCGCCCAAGATCTCGGACTCTTCGTAGCCCTTGAAACGTCGGGCGCCGGAGTTCCAACTGGTGATGATGCCCGAAGGGTCAGTCATGTAGATCGCATAGTCGACCACCGCGTCGATGAGCAGTCGAAAGCGCTGGTCTTCACTGATGACGGGGGCGGTCTTTGGGTCGTTCTCAAGCATGGTGGCCGAGGAATCCTTGGGGATTTTCGTGGAGTATGAAACAAGTCCCGCGCCAGGAAAAACCTGCTTTATGTGGGGTTATGGTGATATTTGTCGGGGGATGGGGCTTGTTCCGGCCTGACCGACCACCATTGCGGTAGCAGCCGTTGCACCTTGGCCTCGCCAAACCGGTCGTCGATGAGCATGACGACGCCTTGATCCTGCTGGGTGCGGATGACGCGACCCGCCGCTTGCACGACCTTTTGCAGGCCGGGGTACAAATAGGTGTAATCGTAGCCATCGCCAAAAATGACCGCCATGCGTTGCTTGATCTGTTCGTTGACCGGGTTGAACTGCGCCAATCCCAAGGTGGCGATGAAGGCGCCGATCAGTCGCGAACCCGGCAGATCGATCCCCTCCCCGAACGCACCGCCCAGCACCGCGAAGCCGACGCCCTGGCTGTGTTCCATGAATCGGTCGAGGAACGCCTGGCGAGGCGCCTCGCCCATGCCGCGCGATTGCGTCCAGGTGACAATGTGCGGGTGCCGTTCGGCGAACAGTTCGGCCACTTGCTGCAAATAATCGAAGCTGCTGAAGAACGCGAGGTAGTTGCCAGGACGTTCTTCGAACTGGCGCGCCATCAGCGCGACGATAGGCTCCAGGGATGCCTGGCGATGGGCAAACCGAGTGGAAATCCGGCTGATCACCTGCACATCCAGCTGTTGCGCCTGGAACGGCGACTCGACGTCGATCCATACAGTGTCGGCCGGTGTTCCCAGCAGGTCCGCGTAATACTGGCGCGGGCCCAGGGTCGCGGAAAACAGCACGCTGCTGCGCGACGCCGTGAACCTGGGCCGCAGGAAACCGGCCGGCACGACGTTGCGCAGGCATAACGTGGAGAGGCTGCGCTGGCGACCGGACTCGCGCTTGTGGATGTCGAACAGGAAATGCTCGTCGAACGACTCCGCCACGCGGCCGAATTGCAACGCGTCGAAGTAGAACGCTTGCAGCCCGCTGTCGAGTCCCTGGGGATGGTCGTTGAGGTAATCACCGAAGGCCGTGACGCAGGATCCCAGCGCCTGGAGCAGCTTTTCCGGGGGTTTTCCATAGGCTTGGTAAGCGGCGATTTGCGGTTCATGCAAGGCGTTCCACTGCCGATTGACTTTCTGCAGCGCCTTCTTCAAGGGCGCGGGCGCGGTTTTCAGCACCGCCGTCAGCGCCGGCTGGTCAAGGGTCGCGCTGTACATCTGGCGGCCTCGCTCCACCAGGTTGTGCGCTTCGTCCACCAAGGTCGCGACCGTCCAGGCATTGGCCTGGGCAAGGCCGAAGAGCAAGGCGCTGAAGTCGAAGTAATAGTTGTAGTCGGCCACCACCACATCCGCCCATCGGGCCATTTCCTGGCTCAAGTAGTACGGACAGACCTCATGAGCCAGCGCGATGTCACGCAACGCCGCCTGATCGAGCAGCGTGATCTGGCTCGCCGCCTCGCGGGCCTGCGGCAGCCGATCGTAAAACCCGCGGGCCAGGGGACACGACTCGCCATGGCAGGCTTTGTCCGGATGCTCGCAAGCTTTGTCCCGGGCGATCATTTCCAATACCCGCAGCGGCAGCGCGGGGTCGCTTTGGGTGATCAGCCGAGCCGCGTCCAGCGCCAGCTTGCGTCCCGGGGTTTTCGCGGTGAGGAAAAATACCTTGTCCAGGCGCTGCGGCGC
The Pseudomonas marvdashtae genome window above contains:
- a CDS encoding hybrid sensor histidine kinase/response regulator, which gives rise to MLENDPKTAPVISEDQRFRLLIDAVVDYAIYMTDPSGIITSWNSGARRFKGYEESEILGEHFSRFYTDQDRAAGLPQRALDTAVSEGRFEGEGWRVRKDGTLFWSHVVIDPIIDSQSAELLGFAKITRDLTDRKMAEETLKQSEQQFRLLVQSVTDYAIYMLDPDGQVTNWNQGAQRIKGYLPAQAIGQHFSMFYTPEDREAGEPQRALSIAASEGRFEKKGWRVRMDGTRFMAHVVIDAIRSDTGTLLGFAKITRDITDATQAQQALEQAREALFQSQKLQAIGQLTGGIAHDFNNLLTVILGNLEIVRKRMPSEPKLSQLLDNATQGALRGVSLTQRMLAFARRQKLTSESVELSALVQGISGLLQSSMGPSIHIQTQFAEALAPVLADVNQLELAILNLATNARDAMPHGGRILIQAQERLATEVTGLDKPLAPGRYICLAITDEGEGMDELTLASAVDPFFTTKGVGKGTGLGLSMVHGLAEQLGGRLILRSEKSVGTTAELWLPVADDSVAQTPPATPAQAPPVEELRVLVVDDDSLVLTSTRLMIEDLGHRVLCAPSGAQALELYERNQDIDLVITDMAMPQMDGAQLAKLLRMRQPNLPIILATGYAERLEGFATELPRLTKPFKQIDLVQIIGQTMK
- a CDS encoding ATP-dependent DNA helicase, whose product is MTEAPSYSIAVRALCEFTAKVGDLDLRFTPSPTALEGIVGHRTVASRRSEGYQAEVSLEGVYHALKVKGRADGYDPVRNCLEEVKTYRGDLGKQPDNHRQLHWAQAKIYGWLMCQKLQLPRIDVALVYFDIVSEKETCLAQSFDAPQLQAFFEQQCALFLAWAEQEMGHRLARNLGAQALAFPHAGFRPGQRHLAESVFKAVSTGRCLMAQAPTGIGKTVGTLFPMLKALAPQRLDKVFFLTAKTPGRKLALDAARLITQSDPALPLRVLEMIARDKACEHPDKACHGESCPLARGFYDRLPQAREAASQITLLDQAALRDIALAHEVCPYYLSQEMARWADVVVADYNYYFDFSALLFGLAQANAWTVATLVDEAHNLVERGRQMYSATLDQPALTAVLKTAPAPLKKALQKVNRQWNALHEPQIAAYQAYGKPPEKLLQALGSCVTAFGDYLNDHPQGLDSGLQAFYFDALQFGRVAESFDEHFLFDIHKRESGRQRSLSTLCLRNVVPAGFLRPRFTASRSSVLFSATLGPRQYYADLLGTPADTVWIDVESPFQAQQLDVQVISRISTRFAHRQASLEPIVALMARQFEERPGNYLAFFSSFDYLQQVAELFAERHPHIVTWTQSRGMGEAPRQAFLDRFMEHSQGVGFAVLGGAFGEGIDLPGSRLIGAFIATLGLAQFNPVNEQIKQRMAVIFGDGYDYTYLYPGLQKVVQAAGRVIRTQQDQGVVMLIDDRFGEAKVQRLLPQWWSVRPEQAPSPDKYHHNPT